The Saccharothrix violaceirubra genome segment GTCAGTGTGGCTGTGATCCGAGTCGGGCTCAAGCTCATCCGCAAGTGCACGACATGTACTTGCACGACTTGCATATTCCGACGTGCAGAGGCATTCTGATGTCCGCGTACCGTAGCGGGTCGCTGCGGACAGTCACCATCGAGTGAGGGGTTGGCATGGAAATCGACTTCGACACGCTGTTGCACGAGGTGGCGAGCGAGAGTGCGCCGCGGAAGTTCGCGATCGTGGAGGAATGGGTGGACGGGGACGTCGTGGTCTCCGCCTACGGCCTTGCCTACGCGGATCGGGCCGAGGCGGCGTCGGTGAGCAGTGAGTTCGCGGCCCACGCGGACACCGCCGAAGGGGTTCGCGCGCTGTTCGCGGTCGACGGTCAGGCTTACCTGGTGTGGCTGGACGAGGAGATCAGCGCCCCCGCAGCAGGACGATGATCGCGATGGCGAGGGTGAGCGTTCCCCCGAACGCCACCCCGCCCGTGATGATCGAACCGGGCACGTCGGCGGTCGAGAGCCAGGACAGCCAGCCCGCGACGAAGGCGACGCCGACCGCCACGAGGAGCGCGAACGCCATCCACACGAGCAGGAACTGTTTTTGAGCCGTCGTCGCGGGCATGAGATCCTCTTCTCTGAGCGTCGACCGAGGAGAAAGGGTTCCGCCGGGGTGTCAGATCTGTACATCTGACACGTCTGACACGTAGGGTACGGCTCGTCCGACCCCGCACGCAATCAGGGTGAACCCCGAGGAGAACGACCGTGGAGTCAGCAGCCGCTCGACTGACCGAAGAGCTGCGTGACCTCCACCTGCGCGCGGGTGCGCCGAGCATGCGGACCCTGGCGTCGTCGGCGGATATGAGCCATACCAGCGCGCACGACGCGCTCAACGGCAAGCGGCTCCCGTCGTGGTCCGTCGTGGCGAACCTGGTCCGCGCCCTCGACGGCGACGTCGACTACTTCCGCGACCTCTGGAACCGGGCCAACGCCCCCTCGGACGATCTGGTGCCGCTGTACTTGCGACAGGAGGCGAACCGGCTCAGGCGGCTGCTCGGTGTGGACCTCATGCCATTGCGGGTCGATGGTCCGTACGGGCCGGAGGTGCTCGACGACTTCGACGAGCAGTTGCGCCGGGCCCTGTTCATCGGCGAGCCCGGTTCGGGCAACTTCACGCTGCTCCTGGTGTTCGCCCGGGGACTGATGAAGCGGACCGTCGACCACGTGCCATTCGTGGTGTCGTTGGCCCGGTTCGGCGACGAGTACCCCCCACACCGGTCGATCGCCGGATTCGTCGAGCACCATGTGCGCACGGTCAACCAGCTCGACGTGCCCGACGGGTGGGTGTCGGGGCTCTTCGCGTCCGGTAGGGCACTGGTGTTGTTCGACGGGCTCAGCAAGGTGCCGGACGAGCGACGGGCCAGGATCGCCGAGGTCGTCGAGAACTTCGTCCTCCGGTACCCGGACCTCAGGGTGGCGCTGACCCTGCGACCGCGCGACGTCGGCCTGATCGACGAGAAGATGTTCGCGCACTACCGGATGCTGCCGCCCGAAACCCGCGACGTCGACCGGTACTGCGACCGGGAGCGGGTTCCGGTACCGGCGCCGGACGAGCTGTTGATCACTCCCGGGTTGGTCGTCGAAGCCGTGCGCGACGCGCGACGTGGGCAACCGTGGGGCCACTGCGCGACAGTCGAGGCGTACCTGCGCACGGTGTTGGCCGACATGATCACCGACGACACGGTCCTGGCGTTGGCCGCCCTCGCGTCGGCCAGGACCGAGTTCCGACGGGCGCCCGCCGTCGCCATGCTCCGGGAAGTGCTCGGCGACTACGCGGTCGCGCAGGATTTGTTCGATGCCTGTGTGCAGTACCTGCTGCTGGGGGACGGCGAGGGGACCTACTGGTTCACGACGCCGGCGGTTCACAGTTACCTCGTGGCGGTCCGTCTGGTGGCGCACGCGGCCGACGTCGAAGACCTGGTGGTGAGCGGGCCTCAGGTGCGGAGGTTCGTGTTCGAACTCGCCGATCGGCGGTGGCCGGACGGCGCCGAACTGCTCCGTGAAGCGCTGACCCGAACGGATGCGTCCCAGGGGAAACGGCCGGGTTAGGCTGACGGCCCGGTAGCGCCTTCTGGAGGATTCCGTGCGAAGACCCTGGTTGCCCGCTGTGTTCGTGGTGGTGCTGAGCGGTTGTTCGGTCGAGGCGGCGTCCACGCCCCTTCCGGTCCGGCAGGCCGATCCCGCGTTCGTCGCGCCGGTGACCACGACACGGCTCGCGACCGGCGCCCGGCTGTCCGCGCTGCCCATGGCCGGCAAGGCCGGGGACAAGGTCAAACTCACGGGCCAGGGGTTTCCGCCCAACGCCCGCGTCGTGCTGTCCTTCCACGACACCAAGGTGGGCGAGGTGACGGCCGACGCCGTCGGTGGATTCGCCGACGCCGAGGTGGTCGTGCCCGATTCGTTCGGTGGGTCCGGTCCGGGGACACAGTTCTTCCTGCGTGCGGGGGCCGGTCCGTATCAGGCCGAAGCACCTTTCGTACTCACCGGGTGAACAGGTTTCCGTCCGGGTAGTCCCGCGTACTGGCGGCGCGACCCGGGAGGTGGGCGATGGTGCCCCTGGCGGAAGCGGACCTGCGCTTGGACGCGGGTCCGCTCGACTACGCCCTGTTGGCGCTGTACTTCGTGTTCGTGCTCGGCATCGGGTTCCTGGCCCGCCGGTCGGTCACCTCCAGCCTGGACTTCCTGCTGTCCGGGCGGTCGCTGCCCGCGTGGGTCACGGGCCTGGCGTTCGTGTCCGCGAACCTGGGCGCGATCGAATTGCTCGGCATGTCGGCGAACGGCGCCCAGTACGGCATGGCGACCGTGCACTACTACTGGATCGGCGCGATCCCGGCCATGGTGTTCCTCGGCCTGGTGATGATGCCGTTCTACTACGGCTCCAAGGTGCGCAGCGTCCCCGAGTTCCTGCGCCGCCGGTTCGGCACGGGCGCGCACCTGGTCAACGCGATCAGCTTCGCCGTCGCCCAGGTGCTGATCGCGGGCGTGAACCTGTACGCGCTGGCGTTGCTGCTCAACCTCCTGCTGGGCTGGCCGATCCCGCTGTCGGTGGTCGCCGCCGCCGCGATCGTGCTCGTGTACACCACGCTCGGCGGGCTGTCGGCCGCGATCTACAACGAGGTGTTGCAGTTCTTCGTGATCCTGGCCGCGCTGCTGCCGTTGACGATCGTCGGCCTGCACAAGGTCGGCGGGTGGCAGGGCCTGGTCGACAAGGTCACGGCCGGTCCCGGCGGCGCCGACCAGCTCTCGGCCTGGCCCGCCAC includes the following:
- a CDS encoding NACHT domain-containing protein, encoding MESAAARLTEELRDLHLRAGAPSMRTLASSADMSHTSAHDALNGKRLPSWSVVANLVRALDGDVDYFRDLWNRANAPSDDLVPLYLRQEANRLRRLLGVDLMPLRVDGPYGPEVLDDFDEQLRRALFIGEPGSGNFTLLLVFARGLMKRTVDHVPFVVSLARFGDEYPPHRSIAGFVEHHVRTVNQLDVPDGWVSGLFASGRALVLFDGLSKVPDERRARIAEVVENFVLRYPDLRVALTLRPRDVGLIDEKMFAHYRMLPPETRDVDRYCDRERVPVPAPDELLITPGLVVEAVRDARRGQPWGHCATVEAYLRTVLADMITDDTVLALAALASARTEFRRAPAVAMLREVLGDYAVAQDLFDACVQYLLLGDGEGTYWFTTPAVHSYLVAVRLVAHAADVEDLVVSGPQVRRFVFELADRRWPDGAELLREALTRTDASQGKRPG